Below is a genomic region from Argiope bruennichi chromosome 3, qqArgBrue1.1, whole genome shotgun sequence.
CAATTTCTTTTATGactgtatttgaaataatatttttcagatccTCTTACGTTACATGTAACATTTTATCAGaactatttttgtattaataacttttttaagaaggcatataaatacttttaaggtacttttcttttttacatttttcatattgaCCTATAACTatgaaaagaaattccaaaagtatacatatttgtaaaatccattttaatttaattacttcatttattttgcaTGCTGTTCATGCTGAGTgccttcaaaattattataacttattttcaGCACTGAGAAGTTACTTCTCTGCAATTTCTTTCGATTTCTCAGGTACACTGTTACAACacagtacaaaaaataaaatgtaattttctacagaaaaaagtttggaaatttgagaattaattCAGTTCTAtgtctttttatcatatttttgatgtttattatttataagctgTGTCTATATATTCTTGTAGCAGTTTTgtgttgaatttttcttattaaattttttaatccctTTTATAATTTGCCTTGTGAGAGCAGATATGTTTTTCTGTATGTTaacgtttataaaatttttcataatgcttgtgtttattttttttaatatcatgttgcaaattaatataattccccccccccctttttttttttttaggctgGCATTGGGAACCATCAGAGAGACCGACTTTCAAAGACATCCATCTAACACTTGAAACAATGTTCCAAAATTCTAGTATAACTGAAGGTACTTGTAATTGCatgtaaattatatgaaataattttttaaagcttttgaaacAGTAATatagaagaattaattttgcTACAGTAGTTGATGATATTTGTCTTgttggaatatttttcatttatttttgaatcaaaatggaaaataatttaaaataaattttgaaccaacAACATTTTTATCACACATTGTGTGTATAACTTCTGTGATGAATTTTAATAAGCAGGAAAAAGACAAGTATATCCATCAATTTTAACTACTGGTGTaaaatatgtcttatttttatgataatatgattgtcttttgcaataattttttatcctATTCCAGAGGTTGAAAAACAGTTGGAGCAACAAACTCCACCttcttcatcatttaaaaagCATGGTGGCAGTAGTGGAAATATCCAGGCTTTAGCTGCAGAAGAAACTGAACAAGGTTAGTCTAGATagtctttgatttttattatgttttataatagaattatgGGGTTTATTgcaacttttttaacattttttatttgtttattttaatttgatcagtaaactttttatttaatttatttttttaaatgcaaatttttaattttcctcttCCTTTTGTACTTGATTAATATTACAGAAATGTTTCCagactaatttttaaattgttttaaaatagccttttcagttatatttttgatgaatgaaCTGTAtttgttgatatatttttgagatttatctCTAAGACAATGTATGTTTGATTAAAACCAAACTATAATATCTGTTATGTAACATACTGAGATATGTGGCTTTATTCATGGAATATTTTTCTGTATCTTGTATTTATCTTCAGAATCTTACTTCATCATTCATATTCAAGTTTTGTGTGCTGGTAAGGCTTTGTTATGAAcgtgaagtaatttttaattttttttttctttgttcaggAAATCGTACCACAGTACAATCTAAACAGCCTACTGTTTCTGTTGGTAAATCTACAATTGTACAGTTGAGACGCTCTGGTCCCCGTAGCAAAACTGCACCTGTTCCTCCTAAAAGAACAAGTTCCTTTCGTGATAGTACGTATCAAGATAAAATGGGAGAAGATGGATCTGAAGGCTCCAAAGAAGCTGTTAATGGATTGGAGAAggtgtttgaaaatataaataaagaattgcaaGATCTGAATAGCAGTGCTGGTGAGACTGAAAGTGATGTTCAAGAAAGAACTCCTGACACAGAAGATTCTGAAAGTCATACTGCAACTTCAGCTTTAAGTGTTCCAAATGCTGTACAGAACCAATCTCAACAACAAAAACTCAAAAAGACTAGAACTTACCCTCCAAACATTCAGCAACGCATGAAAGACAGTTCTCAGGTAGCTAGTAAAAGTCAACCAAAAAAGGTGCAGATAGCAGCTTTAGAAGTGCAGAATGTAAAAAGAGCAATAAACAGGTATGGCACCTTACCAAAAGGAGCTAGGATAGGTGCCTACTTAGAATCTTTACGGCAGCATGGTCTTCATGCTGGTTCTCAACCAGAGCCAGTTTTGGAAACTGAGTTGGACGTTCTCAAAGAAGTAAACTCAGATGCAATGTATTCTCATGCAATAGAACCATCTCATCATCAAAATAATTGCAGCAATGTAACACCCACTAACATTGATAATGCCCACTTGAACAGTTTGCGGCAAGGTTCAGACGTTTCTAGATACTTTTCTCATGGAGTTTTACAGCGACAAAAGTCAGATTTAACACATACAAAATCTAGTGAAGTATTTGAAACAGGTTCAATTCCAGAAACTCATCACATAGCGATTAAACCTGTTCCTTCTCCTAGATTGCCTCGCAATAAAAAAGCTGATCGTTATACTCTAAAAATGGGGAAATCTGAAGATAATAGTCATACCAGTAAAGAGCTTCGAGATATGAATGGTGATAATGGTGCATTATTTGGTGTAAGTTTAAAGCACAGAGATTCGATTGATGATGACAGACTAGCTAATAATCAATCTCCTCCACCTTTTGGCTGTGGTTTAGTCAGACGCACATTGAAAAAACGTCCTAAGGATCGACCGCCAAGTCCACCAAAACATCCTATTGTTAAAAGTGGCTCAATGGATGATCATTTAGgaagaacaaatgaaaaatctCCTATGTCAAATTCAGCTTCTGATCATCTTAATAGTCCTATCTCTTCTTTAGGCTCTAATGCAAATAGTCCACCACAGGGAAAAGACTCTAGAACTGGAAAAGATTCACAAATTGATAGTGATTACAAGACAAATAATGAAAATCCACCTCCTATATCGAATGCTTCAGATTTCAGACAAAATTTAAAGCCTGTTGCTAATTCAAGGTATAAAATGACTCCAGCTCCAGCCCCACCTGCAAATCCAGCTGCACAGCTAGTATCGGAACTTTTTGAGAGCTTGAAAATGAAAGCTCGTAAGAGGGCAGCAGAAATGGATGCTTCTCAAACTACTAATACATCCAACtataataatacagaaattacAAAACCATCTCCTACTGATCAATTGCCAAAAAATATACCAACGatcaacaaagaaaatattcagtGTGATAATCTGGATTCTTCTAGTGTTGTTCACAATCATGTGGTAGAAAATTGTAGCGAAATAGAAAAGAAgcgaaacatttattcaaaaccAGTTTTTGATAGGATGTGTGCTTCATTAGAAGAAGATAAATTAAAGGATCATGTTACTCCTCCTGTCCAAAGAACGAGTGTTTTATCTGATGGGGAAATCAAACATGAACATACAGAAATATCAAACCCTGATAAAGCAAACCTTGTTGAAAGTGAAGATGAAAATAAAAGGCATAGTTCTGGCAGTATTAGTAGTTTAAAGAAATTGTGGGAAAAGGAAACAGGTgggcataattttgaaaaatcatcagaaaattcaaagaaaatgtgTCCAAAAATTATGGCTCAACAACTAGAATCAAGAATGAAAAGAAGCTTCGAAATGCCTGAAACTTCTGATCAAAAGATAAGTAGTACACACTCTGATTCTGGCGAACCAGAGAAAAGTTCTAGGAACAATTTGGTGTCTTGGAAAAGTTCTCCTCCTTTACAACCTAAATCAAATTCTAATCTAGTTCGAGATAGTGGTACTAATGAGGTTAAAAAAGATgacttgaaaaatattgaaaatgcatcTGGGACATCAAAGTCTGAATCTCAGGAACATTCAAGTGATACTATAGCATCATCTGGGACACTTTCAAAACCACAAGTTCCGCAGAAACCACCTGTGAAAGGTTGTCGGCCAGTTGCTACGGTTGCACCTGTCACGAAACCAGCTAAACCAATTTTAAAACCACAGTTATTGCCTAAAAGTGGAATAAAAGGCTTAGAAAGTCCTACATCACAATCCAGCTCAGAACaatctaataaagaaaaatctattgaaaaaaatgataatgagaGTAATTCAAAATCTGAACTTGCAAATACCAAAGCATCAATAGTAGAAATTTCAAGTGcactagaaaataatataataggaCTTAGAAATGCTGCAAGCATAAGTAGCATGAGTATAATTCAATTGACTGATAAAGTACAACTTTTTCGTACTTCCTGCTCTGGATATGCTGAATATATCCCTCCGCATGGCAGGTTTCGTTTCCGTGAACTTTTATCGCGTCTTGAAAACCAAGGAGAACAACTAAGAACTTGCAATAGCAACAATAGTAGTGACAGTGCCAAGTTACTGTCAGATTTGCAAAATACAGTACATGACCTTGTTAATGTTGTACAGCGGTGAACATCCTTTTTGTACAGTGCTGCCTCTACTTTTTCATTGCCTCATTGTGCATTTGATGCTGAACAGGGAATAACGACTTGAAAAGACTCCTAGTCGTTAATTTTCTTGAACAAAATGAAAACCTGACATTGCAGAACTTGGAATTCCTTATCAACTATGTGTGTTCCTGGGCAAAATGTGTCTACTTTTGAAAATTTGGTAcagtaatttataaaacaatcgtttaaatttttatacctcatttttacattttttagtatCTTTTAGGTTGCATTTTCTATATTCTGagtatttattaaagttataaagGAGCATCTTCACACTGGAGTTTTGAACTTGCTACtgctctatttttaattaatgaatgaatgaactgCACTGGGGGCATATATTTAGGtttcataattctaatttaaatggtGAGATCTTTAAAATAGTTCTTTCAGAACTCTTTAAAAGATcccatctaaaaaatattaaagttcttggtcttttattttttcaaaaagttcttaaagaaaatgtatttttatgcatttacttGTTTTTACTCATGGAAAATATTGAAAGGTAATTATGACACTgaagcattttaaacaaatattttcaatagaggCAGCCCAGTCTTGTGgctcattaatttttcttatatttaatgaagaaaatccagaaatatgatttcttttatatcttttaatttagatcataataagtaaaataatttttgataaatatcctGGCTGTTAGGAATTAacaatttttgttgatatttttcttttatcaaaatattctggttgagaaaaatatttatattgaaatgtgtAATGTTTTTTCAGAGTGCCaacaataattcttaaaattaaaaaatatgcataaatagttattcattttaataacactCTGCAGCAAACTGGTTTACCTGTGAAAAATTAAGTATTCTTTTTGTTAAGATTactatatcttaaaataaaaatagaggaaactccttataaattattcatatttctcaCTAATTTTCAGTTTACATCGttagaataaatatatgttttaatgttatCTTAGCTAAATCTGTGATACTAGATGATACTgactcttttaattaaaaaaaattacttcaaataattttttaatgtgatgtttatttttattgcaaatagttgctttaaaattggaataattttccttattatattcataatattatcttcttttggtaaaaattaaagattttattctattaaatttaatacagatcttCCTTCCTTCCCTCTCTCTTCCCACAAAATTTTGGTTCATTCATTTCATGTAGATGACTATTTGCCCAcaaataacatacaaaaatactttttaaccaAATTAGTTTTGTTCagcatttgatttcaattaaattattcttataaattagaagctactatattaaaattttattgccatGGAAtgctttagtaaaatttttaccattccATAAAATATCTCTCAGGAAAAATACTTAGTGGCAGAGAGGCGGTATTCGATCTTCCTCTACACAAGATCGTAAATGATTCCTAGACTTTTGGAATTGGAAAAACGCAATcgttgtacattttttttatatattggcaaACAAATGGTTAGTATATCTCTTCCTGAACAAAACCATACATTTTacgtacttttttattttgtataagttCTTTTGTCTTcagtttatagatatttaatgagtttcttattttattttttaacctgaAATCATTTTTCACATCAAGATTCGaacattttaatattgcattaattcATTGTTAAAGAATTGCCCAAATGAAActcattgtatatttattttccaatcatAGTACTGTTGGtcattcatttgaaaatctttAGAAATGGTATTTACAGTTCTATTCTTATTGCAatgatactttttattaattcattcatcataaaataactaataataacaattttagaaatttcttaaacTTGAAAATTGGCAACAGATAGAGATCAATGTTGAAGTGTTAATTGTGtgtcaataaaatttgaatattcaagtattttgaattttttttattacatagtgttataaacaataaaattttataatatattttagatgtataTAATTTGATTTGTGTATATGTACattatgtttgtaaattttagagtagagtattgttttaatttttattaacataaatttttgtattatatatttgttttgtatcATACAAAGTTTTCCTGCTTtaagaaaatttgcttttaaattgcttattctggttgctttttatttatatatatttctcatttcataGAAGACAATACTTTCTTAGCAATGGACTGTGTGCATTTATTTCtgtgttcacttttttttttttttttttttttttttgcctgaaagtatttttgttaaaatcttttGCATTATATCCTAGTGATTTTATTTCTTGCTGATTCTGTGTCTGTTTTTTTATATTGACTTGAATGGAAACTATcagaaattaataacatttaatttttcaaaattacacacTAATTGGACTAGAAAGGAatggcatatttaaaaattattctgtgcCTGCTTTGCATAGATACTTTACGACTTttgcaaatgttttgaaatgtaaatttctttttatttatcataaagtacagtctttgaaatattcatcacatcacatgtattttaaaatatggcatACCAATAAATAATGCTAAGCATTCATATGTAATAAATTGAAGTAATTCACAATatctttttctgtttaaaagcttactcaattttaaaatagtttaatgtaTCGTGACAAAATGTCTACAACCTCTAAAAGTGATAAGTGAATTTTAATCAGCatgatatctaaaatattttttttttttttactaattgctAACATTCCGTTCTACCAAATGATGTTTGTGCTATATTTTTCAATGTCtcattttttcttatatgaaaactGTCCTTATTTAATGACATACACATATGCATTCTATTCTAAATTAAGTTAGATTCTGCTTggtaaatgcttttaaataatgatttatgtaTAATGAAGTATGTTTTTGTGTTGTCACCCAATGggctatctttttttaaatttagaattttttgacaaaaaatcaagttgattttcaattattatgcataaaatatgaagACACATGTTTTAAGTTTGAAGGccgaaagaatattttttgcaaagcagtattaattgtttgtttgatttatttgaatCAGTATTTCAGAAATATAGGAATGAATCTCATAAGTGGGAATAGTAGTTTGATACATCCATGTTCTTTATTATATGCAGAGTGAGCTTGGGTTTAGTCTGGGATGATGCTTATTAGACTTTACACCTAAAATCAATATACAGCTAAACCTGGTTAATATGTACCTAATaagaacttaataatttatttgaatcaacTTTTGATTTGTTTGCTGGTTTTTTAGTGCATTTAAAACACCCAAACCCATTGATTTAGACTTGTTAATTTCCATGTTCGGcttatcttataaaatttaatgtaatacattttcaaattaaatgctttctttaatgtattcaaaatcattttctatGCATCTAAAGTTGTTTTCttcaagttattttttgtaatttgaattgaGAATTGTGGTATTCTAAACTGacttatttttcatgaaaaatgtgCTTTAACAGGTACGATTGCTtgtggtataaaaattttattgtttaagtaTGTTTAATGATCTTTTTCTGAATTAGGGTATTTATAGCCATTTTAAATCTCACATgtcttattgttttattatatccTACAATATCACTTTCAGCAAAATATAGAAAACTTAGTCCAGTTGACTTGACAtcaataaaagttaaagaaaattatattttttttcctccttcaaatgtgtttatgaaaaaatttattaatcttcctattaaaaaatgtattttatttcgtttgattgtcaaaaaaagtatagaaattatGAATGACtgaattttgttatatatgtaGTCTTCTATTTAAAGTGCCAAAGTGCAAACTCGTTATTTCTGATGTCAAGAAATTACGTTGTTAATTTAAGCAAAATGTAGATAAATGAATATTatgttgttttaaatatagcttcaGAGCCATTTGTATGGCTGGtccataaataaatgaaaaggattTTATATAAGAATGGCTTGTCTTTGTTGCTGAAGAAATtagctttcttttttatatttaaataagtatactTGTTGTGACTGgcatctatttttttatacaaaaaagtagATTCCAAGTCATACAAATgttgtatatataattaattatattagtaaaTTGTACAATAAAGAATACTACTTGAAActtatgaatgtttttaaattagttatttaaatttttaaattggggAATTTTTATCAACCCATTTACATGTTCAGTATGCACCTGAATGCATAATTTTCCATTACTAATGCTTATTTTCAActattaaatacatttgtttgagaacacacaaaaaaaataagacaaaaattgataattacttttattgtaatcagattggtttaaaaatataaaataaatattcagtaaaaacacttctaccaatgaaaaaaaatttcatcttaatcaGATgaacattttttgacatttttaacgatattactgctttaaaaataaatattttcagaatagtttgtatttttattaatatttgacttTAATGTATGCTAgtagcatttcaataaattttcataaacagtCTCATATGTTTGAAGAGTACTGCTGCTAAATCAAATGTGTAGtgtaaaatcatttcttaatcaTAACTTTTCAGTTGCTTCTCAAAATATATTCTACTTCATATACTTGAGCAGatgttaagtatttatttttgttagtaaCCACTCATGTGGAATTTCAAACAATAGTGCATAATTATTGCTTAGATTTATAAATGGAGCAACATAACTAATTGAACAAATGTAAACAATATTAAAGTTGTGAAAGAAtgtaaattatagttttttaattataaaattgatcaTGTGACTGCTTGGATGTATGGTaatgtttcttgaaaaataaattattggtttTGACTCGCTATATAATAAAAGTGTCAGGTTCACTTCAAAAATTGAACTGTCctatgtaaaagtttttttataatcactttaTAGACATATGTAAAGTTTGATGCCTAaactaaaatgctttttaatgatatttttatgtgattatcattcaaaatcaaatgtaaataattggTCTACAATTcgatttagaaaattataattgtgtGAATATTTATACTAAGAGAAAACTGCAGCTTATATGCACTGAATATAAGTAAGAAATCTAAATAGCTTGAATGTTGAAGTGAATGTAAATTAACAGAATGAAGTGTCTGCTTCTGTATATGTTGTAGCTTGTGCTGATTTTCCATACTATGCTTTCATGGTGCTCATTACTGACCTAGTCATTGACTTTGCCATTAGAAGATTATAAATCATCTCTTATATCATCCTGTTATTGATTGAATGTATGCATGTTTGTGTATCTTTTGAGTtagtcaatataaaatatttctctaagaCAATAAACCTGTTTATATATAAATCTGttggtgtcttttttttttcacttgatatttaaaaattatagaatattaatgtatttagtttgattttttttttcagaaattaaatttgctgAACTTTTTgggtttttatgaaataaattaacaagTGAGATGAGATAAAAAGGCTTAAAATGTGGTGAAATATCAAAACCTGTCACATATTTAGATTGTTGAGGATCCTGTCATCGGTTTTGCATAATGTTCTCAAATAATTACGTTGATATGTCCTTAAAacaaatagtatattaaaaattacatagttCAAACTCAAAatgatgatttataaaatttttgaaaataagttatcCAAAGTTTAAATTGTGCTTCTTAATTATAACTCTgaaatttcattaacatattatttaatgaCTTTACAACAGCAGAAATTATTTCCAATAGTTTGAATAACATGTGTCTTAAAATATGAATGAGTATTCTGTGTCTCTAAGGCATTTATCTTTTTAGTTTGaatatctgaataaatattatatgaaagatAGTCAAAATTtgcaggaaataaaaaatatattaatcgcaTCGAAAATCTTGAAccatctgaaattttaaatatagaaaaataatgtacagtacactttaaataattcaatataacacaaatatttattattagaaaaactcctttaaaaaatgttacaatattgactgatacaaaaatattccataaatgtACAATACTTATGTGATCAAAACAAACAGATGAGTGACATAAACACAAGTTTATTTACAAAACAATTCATCTAAACAATATACAACACTTAATCCTAaataaacatgaaagaaaataacacacttctaataggaaaaaaatagtgaaatgccaaaaaaaaaaatgacagtttgAAATCTGCAGTTTGGTAGAAATGTATTTGTTAAGGTTTGTCTCAATGaagggttaaaatattttgtatcacaGAAAAACACCttcatattgcagaaataattaatgaacatgtATTTAAGAACTATGTATCCAAATCAATAAAACTGAAAACTAAACAGAAAGCTTGAAAGGCTGGCAGTGTTTTTCCTACCATAATGATAGCTTTGatgagaatataaatgaattagaatAAGTAAATTCACCAATAATGCCATCATTCACatttaaaaacatgcaaatgATTATGAAAAGGCTGACAAATTGTGAACTAATGTAGTAAAGGTTTGTGCTCAGCTTTTTATTATTAGATGACATATACTTGCGCATTATctcattaataaatgtttatttaacaaatttttttaaaaaatgatatttttacgttgattgaaaatttcttctggttcttattttatttcagtaaaaattgctAACcacacaaatacatttttaaaaaggatcCTTCACTCAGCAATGCATTAAAGGTGAACTATGTCAGtatattgtttattcttttagctcccatttaattttaaattattacaatgtgTTAAGAGAAATAACTAATCAACCAGTGACAGTTCCTGAAAATTGACAAAAATGTTTGTTTGGCATTATTGATGCAATATGAAATTaggtatagaaaaaaatgtaaataaatttttgctcttTAGATCCTTTTATACAATCCTAATTATACAAAAGGATCTTGATATACAAATCAGAACAATTTTAAACCTTACATCATTTTATGGTcatttttaaggtttaaaaaaataggatgagaacaatatgtattatttaaatgatgGTGAAAAagggttataaaataaaaagacagaTACTCTTTCTAGttattaagcattaaaatgtCCATATGCATTGATGTGGACTTTCTTAGCTggtttgttgcaaaaaaaaaaactgaagtaatAAATACAATCAGAAATGTGAACTTCAATCTGTCTTGCACTTGAGTTGTTAGTAGAAACTAACTGGAGATTTCACTCCCCGTAATTCTTCGCTGAGCATGTAAGAAAacattatgtattaataaatctgtctgtccgtctaCGCATAAGAACTACAGAATCTTTTATTTCGGGATATTCTGGGTGCTGCCAGTTAGGATAGTAATGAGTAAAAGATGCTCTTCTTTTCCTTCTACTTTGATCCaaacgttttgaaattattttctcaagGTTAAGGAATGGCAGCTCAAATGTAATAGAGAAAAGGAAGGCTAAACCAAATGTGACACATAAATGACCAAAGTAAAgataaacctgaaaaaaaaattttattttttatataaatttttcattgatttgcaatcaatatatgttattttctattaaatcagTCACTTacctaagaaaaaaaaacatttttttaaatcgtatttcaGTTATTTGATGAATGTAACAGTTTTACATTTGCAagaagcttttaattaatttacaacttaattttgaatatttttagccATTTGTTATTACTGTTCCAGCTTGTTGCCATCTATTTTTCAGTTATACAGATCAGTCATCGgctttcattatataatttatagtaaaatttttgcatCTTCTATGTAATATCGTTACTTGTCATGAATCAGTACTTCAGTTTGTTTaagttttagttatttattaataattattctttgttaACAAGAGTTAGTCTTTGGAATTAGTATCAGCTGTTATGTTCATccaataatcatatttaaatattcctcaAAGTGGATCTTTCCTACACAGAATTGTGAACTAGACAGTTTCAGTCATAGCAACATCACAAAACTACATGctgatatcttaaaaatataaaccatATTTGAATAATAGTCTCTTACAGATTCAGTAagtataaatttgttttgtttatatttaaatgataactgctaaatttattcatttcacttttaatttaaatttataaatactactGCTCAgtgtaaatctaaaaataaaacaaaaaatttttttatattaatttcaaaaaaattacttaccaCAACATACTGACTAAAATAAAATGGACTTCTAACATAACTGGCATACAGATACATTAGTAGAGG
It encodes:
- the LOC129963230 gene encoding tyrosine-protein kinase Abl-like isoform X1, producing the protein MGAQQGKENRGSSSSVGSGSHGGKTTKHKSKSKDTRISSGAGNIFTEHSACFSTEALLQSRPLPEIPGLLDDSAASLPLSVETASRWMSKENLLLQEDADPQVFVALYDFQSGGENQLSLKKGEQVRVLSYNRTGEWCEAQSRTGQVGWVPSNYITPVNSLEKHSWYHGPISRNTAEYLLSSGINGSFLVRESESSPGQRSISLRYEGRVYHYRISEDTDGKVFVTSECRFNTLAELVHHHSMHADGLITLLLYPAPKRNKPAVFALSPEPDEWEIDRTDIVMKHKLGGGQYGDVYEAIWKRYNVTVAVKTLKEDTMALKDFLEEAAIMKEMKHPNLVQLLGVCTREPPFYIITEFMPCGNLLDYLRNANREEINAVVLMYMATQIASAMSYLESHSFIHRDLAARNCLVGENHLVKVADFGLARLMRDDTYTAHAGAKFPIKWTAPEGLAYNKFSTKSDVWAFGILLWEIATYGMSPYPGVDLTDVYHMLESGYRMECPPGCPPRVYELMRQCWHWEPSERPTFKDIHLTLETMFQNSSITEEVEKQLEQQTPPSSSFKKHGGSSGNIQALAAEETEQGNRTTVQSKQPTVSVGKSTIVQLRRSGPRSKTAPVPPKRTSSFRDSTYQDKMGEDGSEGSKEAVNGLEKVFENINKELQDLNSSAGETESDVQERTPDTEDSESHTATSALSVPNAVQNQSQQQKLKKTRTYPPNIQQRMKDSSQVASKSQPKKVQIAALEVQNVKRAINRYGTLPKGARIGAYLESLRQHGLHAGSQPEPVLETELDVLKEVNSDAMYSHAIEPSHHQNNCSNVTPTNIDNAHLNSLRQGSDVSRYFSHGVLQRQKSDLTHTKSSEVFETGSIPETHHIAIKPVPSPRLPRNKKADRYTLKMGKSEDNSHTSKELRDMNGDNGALFGVSLKHRDSIDDDRLANNQSPPPFGCGLVRRTLKKRPKDRPPSPPKHPIVKSGSMDDHLGRTNEKSPMSNSASDHLNSPISSLGSNANSPPQGKDSRTGKDSQIDSDYKTNNENPPPISNASDFRQNLKPVANSRYKMTPAPAPPANPAAQLVSELFESLKMKARKRAAEMDASQTTNTSNYNNTEITKPSPTDQLPKNIPTINKENIQCDNLDSSSVVHNHVVENCSEIEKKRNIYSKPVFDRMCASLEEDKLKDHVTPPVQRTSVLSDGEIKHEHTEISNPDKANLVESEDENKRHSSGSISSLKKLWEKETGGHNFEKSSENSKKMCPKIMAQQLESRMKRSFEMPETSDQKISSTHSDSGEPEKSSRNNLVSWKSSPPLQPKSNSNLVRDSGTNEVKKDDLKNIENASGTSKSESQEHSSDTIASSGTLSKPQVPQKPPVKGCRPVATVAPVTKPAKPILKPQLLPKSGIKGLESPTSQSSSEQSNKEKSIEKNDNESNSKSELANTKASIVEISSALENNIIGLRNAASISSMSIIQLTDKVQLFRTSCSGYAEYIPPHGRFRFRELLSRLENQGEQLRTCNSNNSSDSAKLLSDLQNTVHDLVNVVQR